Proteins encoded together in one Planctopirus ephydatiae window:
- a CDS encoding transglutaminase-like domain-containing protein produces MTPGEQQSVLSNCQPKMLLRSPHRQLIQWLCLSLALVLFVAASGQAEERETRTVWGVIYLQGQRAGYQSGTRTLFQSPDREKLVKCEQKTSLKLTRFGTPLVLESNVETVETIAGEIRRFVHRQENPPAAPMTLEGTIEGKQCQMVATTGGIMQTSSIPWSPDWRSPAYQDETLRAQPLQPGEERRLEIFFPEFRSMGVLDLKAREMVPILNLDRQEKNLLRVTARISLIEDSPITVYVDNRGEAIVTRMGIFGTEMFTYLATREQALLPIEGTGPEIGKLTLIKAQLPKDWATRQSVTYELKLPGDDLARILSSGPGQTIEVIDPETVRVTVKLTPWSRPLTSSSLPLPADDLFLKGTSLLQIDDPAVKKLATDALASLPPEKRNDLREQALAMSRWVHKTISTKNLSTALASAAEVAKSRSGDCTEHATLLAAMLRSQKIPSRFVMGLVYVPEESAFGLHAWTEAKLGDDWYPLDSVAASGRTSVAHLRMTADSLDESTGDPVLRMDIYARKLPGRLKVTVIP; encoded by the coding sequence ATGACACCTGGTGAGCAGCAATCAGTCCTTTCGAACTGTCAGCCCAAGATGCTTCTACGGTCGCCCCATCGCCAGTTGATCCAGTGGTTGTGCTTGTCTCTGGCGCTGGTGCTTTTCGTCGCTGCTTCTGGCCAGGCCGAGGAACGGGAGACCCGCACCGTCTGGGGAGTGATCTACCTGCAGGGGCAGCGTGCCGGTTACCAATCCGGCACACGCACTCTCTTCCAGTCACCCGACAGAGAAAAGCTCGTGAAGTGCGAACAGAAGACATCTCTCAAGCTCACGAGATTTGGAACACCGCTGGTTCTGGAATCGAATGTTGAGACTGTCGAAACCATTGCGGGAGAAATTCGCCGGTTTGTGCATCGCCAGGAAAATCCGCCAGCCGCCCCCATGACCCTGGAAGGCACCATCGAAGGCAAGCAGTGCCAGATGGTGGCAACCACTGGCGGCATCATGCAAACCTCTTCAATCCCCTGGAGTCCCGATTGGCGTTCGCCCGCCTATCAGGATGAAACCTTGCGGGCTCAGCCACTTCAACCGGGAGAAGAGCGTCGGTTGGAGATTTTCTTTCCCGAGTTCCGCTCCATGGGTGTGCTCGATCTGAAGGCCCGGGAAATGGTGCCGATCCTCAATCTCGACCGGCAGGAGAAGAATCTGCTGCGTGTGACCGCGCGGATTTCACTCATTGAAGATTCCCCCATCACGGTCTATGTCGACAACCGCGGCGAAGCCATTGTGACCCGCATGGGGATCTTTGGGACCGAGATGTTCACCTACCTTGCCACCCGCGAGCAGGCACTCCTTCCCATTGAAGGAACTGGCCCGGAAATCGGCAAACTCACGCTGATCAAGGCACAACTCCCCAAAGACTGGGCCACGCGCCAGTCTGTCACTTACGAATTGAAACTTCCCGGCGACGATCTCGCACGCATCCTTTCCAGCGGGCCCGGCCAGACGATTGAAGTCATTGATCCCGAAACTGTGCGGGTGACCGTCAAGTTGACTCCCTGGAGTCGCCCACTCACTTCCAGCAGTTTGCCACTCCCTGCCGACGATCTCTTTTTGAAAGGAACATCGCTCCTGCAGATCGACGATCCTGCCGTCAAAAAACTGGCAACTGACGCCTTGGCCAGCCTGCCCCCTGAGAAGCGAAACGACTTACGAGAGCAGGCTTTGGCCATGAGCCGGTGGGTTCACAAGACGATCAGCACGAAAAATCTATCGACGGCTCTGGCCTCGGCTGCGGAAGTGGCCAAGAGTCGCTCAGGCGATTGCACAGAGCATGCGACCTTGCTGGCCGCCATGCTCCGATCGCAAAAAATCCCTTCGCGATTCGTGATGGGGCTGGTATATGTCCCCGAAGAGTCCGCCTTTGGCCTGCATGCCTGGACCGAAGCGAAACTGGGCGACGACTGGTATCCCCTCGATTCCGTCGCCGCCAGCGGCCGCACGAGTGTGGCCCACTTGCGGATGACCGCCGATTCCCTCGACGAATCCACCGGCGACCCGGTCCTGCGCATGGACATCTACGCCCGCAAGCTGCCGGGCCGGTTGAAGGTTACGGTAATTCCCTGA
- a CDS encoding DUF2817 domain-containing protein: MKVLPMLSFVTAAGLGVMWWASENDIRLPDGISTPLLVSQSSIPEDPPGTPPARLTLADARPLASTSSSSTAAPKATKSSSAMEMELSTDSPSVSLGESEPILMALSKPLPAESELHSVFSDPAAAPYSPNSKPSTRPKTKSAPRRFSSQPADSTADEAASHSPATFGDSIEATEQITEQTIEAEKPVVTQKQTTPAPRESETVTRPVSEEEKLLGRWEIAYQSTDGLPIYVRTMGRGKFSTLVVAGLEGTDRVSVRWADKLVTSISKNPNILNSSTITIVRAANPDGLQANRRTNSRDVDLNRNFPTANFSRGQTKRSGEAPASEIETRAILQTIATHQPNRVVILRSTPTRNGEVIHSMNAKNIANQLMTTSRWTPQLLLAPDWPGSLEVLADETVAAQVLSLSLPYGQDPMVEFDRHVSGLMIAISDQAGESLSPMARKQNYQQLENLMAQSAKSRVAPADPIEAPNLDKYKLKQGGIPTSSPQGPAPVGKPRGYQELPPPPPSKT, encoded by the coding sequence TTGAAAGTCTTACCTATGTTGTCATTTGTCACAGCCGCCGGTCTGGGTGTCATGTGGTGGGCCTCCGAGAATGACATTCGTCTTCCCGATGGGATTTCCACACCACTTCTTGTCTCACAGTCCAGCATCCCCGAAGATCCTCCGGGGACTCCACCTGCTCGTCTGACGTTGGCAGATGCACGCCCTCTGGCTTCAACAAGTTCTTCATCAACTGCTGCTCCCAAGGCAACGAAATCGTCGTCGGCCATGGAGATGGAACTGTCGACCGATTCTCCCTCGGTCAGTCTGGGTGAATCCGAACCCATTCTGATGGCGCTGTCCAAGCCATTACCCGCGGAATCGGAACTGCACTCTGTCTTTTCAGATCCTGCAGCGGCTCCTTATTCTCCAAATTCGAAACCATCGACGCGTCCTAAGACAAAGTCGGCACCTCGTCGTTTCTCCAGTCAGCCGGCTGATTCGACAGCCGATGAAGCGGCTTCCCATTCACCCGCAACCTTCGGCGATTCGATTGAAGCCACTGAGCAGATAACTGAGCAGACAATCGAGGCTGAAAAGCCGGTCGTCACTCAGAAGCAGACTACGCCAGCGCCGAGAGAATCAGAAACGGTGACCAGACCTGTTTCGGAAGAAGAGAAGCTTCTGGGCCGTTGGGAGATTGCCTACCAGTCGACTGATGGTTTGCCCATTTACGTTCGTACGATGGGCCGGGGGAAGTTTTCGACATTGGTGGTCGCCGGCCTGGAAGGGACAGATCGTGTCTCTGTGCGCTGGGCCGATAAGCTGGTGACTTCTATTTCCAAGAATCCCAATATCCTCAATTCTTCGACAATCACGATTGTTCGTGCTGCGAACCCGGATGGTTTGCAGGCTAACCGGAGGACCAACTCACGAGATGTTGATCTCAATCGAAATTTCCCGACAGCGAACTTCTCGCGCGGCCAGACCAAGCGCAGTGGCGAAGCGCCAGCCAGTGAAATCGAAACTCGGGCGATTCTTCAGACGATTGCCACACATCAGCCTAATCGAGTGGTGATTCTGCGATCGACGCCGACACGCAACGGAGAAGTCATTCATTCGATGAATGCCAAGAACATTGCCAATCAGTTAATGACGACGTCTCGCTGGACACCTCAATTGCTGCTTGCTCCCGATTGGCCGGGTTCATTGGAAGTGCTGGCCGATGAAACAGTCGCTGCTCAGGTGCTCTCACTCAGTCTGCCCTATGGGCAAGATCCGATGGTGGAGTTTGATCGGCATGTCAGCGGGCTGATGATTGCCATTTCGGATCAGGCCGGAGAGAGCCTATCCCCCATGGCACGTAAACAGAATTATCAGCAGCTTGAAAATCTGATGGCTCAAAGTGCCAAATCCCGCGTGGCACCTGCAGATCCTATCGAAGCACCGAACCTGGATAAATACAAACTCAAACAGGGCGGGATTCCGACATCCAGTCCACAAGGACCGGCTCCCGTGGGTAAGCCGCGAGGCTATCAGGAACTTCCACCGCCACCACCGTCGAAAACCTGA
- a CDS encoding glutamate mutase L, with the protein MTQATTGPRRLPENPDELEVILATDCGSTTTKALLIEKIDGVYRQTYRGEAPTTVEEPTADVTIGVVNAATEVGELAGRQLVDENGLLIRPAHGNVGCDAYISTSSAGGGLQMLVCGVVPTMSAASATRAALGAGAIVLETMTSNDRRKPHDRIQRIRDLRPDMILLAGGTDGGTVRHVAAMAELIAPAKPQPRFGGQYKMPVIYAGNQAAIPVVRDVLGNVAELSFVENVRPVLEREALAGARDAIHDLFLEHVMAHAPGYDKLIEWADTAIMPTPGAVGNILQTIARTRGLNALGVDIGGATTDVFSVFSGTFNRTVSANLGMSYSISNVCAEAGFDAILRWVPYPESEKELRNRVKNKMIRPTTIPQTMEALIFEQAVAREALRLAYVQHKQFATTLAGVQQQRTIGDAFAQSGGQQTIVNNLTLDLIVGSGGVLSHAPRMEQTTMMMIDAFEPEGITVLAKDSIFMMPHLGVLAEIHPQAAMDVFERDCLIMLATCIAPKGPPAPGKLLLKYSLEVGSRMEEGELHGHEMQRFDLGPDEVARLKLVPAAGYDVGAGPGKPLEREIRGGTVGVVFDGRGRPLALPSNTDDRRALLKTWNQALGVYPGHNH; encoded by the coding sequence ATGACGCAGGCGACAACTGGCCCCAGGCGGCTTCCTGAAAATCCCGATGAGTTGGAAGTCATCCTCGCGACCGATTGCGGAAGCACTACGACCAAAGCTCTGTTGATTGAAAAAATTGACGGAGTTTACCGCCAAACCTATCGTGGCGAAGCTCCGACAACTGTCGAGGAACCAACTGCCGATGTCACGATCGGTGTTGTGAACGCAGCGACTGAAGTGGGCGAACTCGCTGGGCGCCAACTGGTCGATGAAAATGGCCTGCTGATCCGCCCGGCTCATGGAAATGTCGGTTGTGATGCCTACATTTCCACTTCCAGCGCAGGGGGTGGCTTGCAGATGCTGGTGTGCGGCGTTGTCCCCACGATGTCCGCTGCCAGCGCGACGAGAGCCGCTTTAGGAGCCGGCGCCATTGTTCTCGAAACCATGACATCAAACGATCGTCGTAAACCACATGATCGCATTCAGCGAATTCGGGATCTTCGCCCGGATATGATTCTGCTCGCTGGCGGGACTGATGGTGGCACTGTTCGCCATGTCGCTGCCATGGCCGAGTTGATTGCACCTGCCAAACCACAGCCGAGGTTTGGTGGTCAGTATAAAATGCCCGTGATCTATGCCGGGAACCAGGCGGCCATTCCTGTTGTTCGCGATGTGCTGGGGAACGTGGCGGAGTTGTCATTCGTCGAGAATGTCAGACCAGTCCTGGAGCGTGAAGCTTTGGCCGGTGCGCGGGATGCCATTCACGATCTGTTCCTCGAGCACGTCATGGCACATGCACCAGGCTATGACAAGCTGATTGAATGGGCTGATACCGCCATCATGCCCACTCCCGGTGCTGTGGGAAACATCCTGCAGACAATTGCCCGCACCCGCGGCCTGAATGCTCTGGGTGTCGATATCGGTGGCGCCACGACAGATGTCTTCAGCGTTTTCAGCGGGACATTCAACCGCACGGTCAGTGCAAATCTGGGGATGAGTTACTCCATTTCCAACGTTTGTGCCGAAGCTGGCTTTGATGCCATCCTCCGCTGGGTGCCTTATCCCGAGAGTGAAAAAGAGCTGCGCAACCGGGTGAAGAACAAAATGATCCGCCCGACAACAATTCCTCAAACCATGGAAGCGCTGATCTTTGAGCAGGCTGTCGCGCGGGAAGCTTTGCGGCTGGCGTATGTGCAGCACAAACAATTCGCCACGACTCTGGCCGGTGTGCAGCAGCAGCGTACGATTGGCGATGCTTTTGCCCAGTCTGGCGGGCAGCAGACGATCGTGAATAACCTCACACTCGACTTGATTGTGGGTTCAGGTGGCGTGCTGTCACATGCTCCGCGTATGGAGCAGACGACCATGATGATGATCGATGCCTTCGAGCCGGAGGGGATTACGGTCCTCGCCAAAGACAGCATTTTCATGATGCCCCATCTGGGCGTACTGGCCGAGATTCATCCCCAGGCCGCCATGGATGTCTTCGAACGGGATTGCCTGATCATGCTGGCGACGTGTATTGCCCCCAAGGGGCCGCCAGCTCCCGGCAAACTGCTGTTGAAGTATTCACTCGAAGTGGGCAGCAGGATGGAAGAAGGAGAACTCCACGGCCACGAGATGCAGCGCTTTGATCTGGGGCCTGATGAAGTGGCGAGGCTGAAACTCGTGCCCGCTGCCGGCTACGATGTGGGTGCCGGCCCCGGAAAGCCACTCGAGCGCGAGATACGTGGCGGCACAGTAGGCGTCGTCTTCGATGGACGTGGTCGGCCTCTGGCACTTCCATCAAACACAGACGATCGACGTGCACTCCTCAAAACCTGGAATCAGGCACTGGGTGTCTACCCCGGTCATAACCACTAA
- a CDS encoding ABC transporter permease yields the protein MKRILGILGILIAVMVVTGILQPAFLSGYNLSNVTQLSAYFAILSIGVMFVIITGGIDLSIGPVVGLVGCLLPLLIVKYGFHPALAIAFVMGVAALIGTTHGLLITKAKLQPFVVTLCGWLIYRGLARWITGDANQGFGNSFNGLLEISRKKIPLPGDYQVPIPVVYMLIIALLAAIFLNKTVWGRYLYAIGRNEQAAHFSGINTDRIKLMAYVLCSTIAGFGGVLLAFDLNSMQPSSHGNTYELYAIAAAVLGGCSLRGGEGSVAGVVIGAVLLRVLYSANNMLGIPSTLEYVTIGTVLLAGVLADEGVKWYSQRRNRIQSARKVAA from the coding sequence ATGAAGAGAATACTCGGAATTCTTGGCATTCTGATCGCCGTGATGGTTGTGACTGGCATTCTTCAACCAGCCTTCCTGAGTGGATATAACCTTTCAAACGTCACTCAGCTTTCGGCCTACTTTGCCATCCTGAGCATAGGCGTGATGTTCGTGATCATCACCGGCGGAATCGATCTTTCGATTGGCCCTGTTGTGGGGTTGGTGGGCTGCCTGCTCCCGCTGCTCATTGTGAAATATGGTTTTCATCCGGCCTTGGCCATTGCTTTTGTCATGGGAGTAGCCGCACTCATCGGGACGACGCATGGTCTGTTGATTACCAAGGCGAAGCTTCAGCCGTTTGTGGTGACACTTTGCGGCTGGCTGATTTATCGTGGTCTGGCCCGCTGGATCACAGGAGATGCCAACCAGGGGTTTGGGAATAGCTTTAACGGCCTGCTGGAAATCTCTCGCAAAAAGATCCCTTTGCCCGGGGATTATCAAGTGCCGATCCCGGTGGTTTACATGCTGATTATCGCATTGCTGGCTGCCATTTTTTTGAACAAGACGGTTTGGGGTCGCTACCTGTATGCGATTGGTCGCAATGAACAGGCGGCACATTTCAGCGGGATCAACACCGATCGAATCAAGTTGATGGCCTATGTGCTGTGTTCGACAATCGCCGGGTTTGGTGGAGTGCTGCTCGCTTTTGACCTCAATTCGATGCAACCCAGTTCGCATGGAAACACTTATGAATTGTACGCGATTGCGGCCGCTGTTCTGGGTGGTTGCAGTCTTCGCGGCGGTGAAGGATCAGTGGCGGGTGTGGTGATTGGCGCTGTCCTCTTGAGAGTGCTCTACAGTGCTAACAATATGCTCGGGATTCCCAGCACGCTGGAATATGTAACGATCGGCACGGTGCTTCTGGCGGGTGTGCTGGCCGATGAAGGTGTGAAGTGGTACTCGCAGCGGAGAAATCGGATTCAATCCGCCAGGAAAGTCGCCGCTTGA
- a CDS encoding sugar ABC transporter ATP-binding protein translates to MVSATSKTTTDVTTGRLPDRTNDSPLLLAASQITKEFPGCKALDRVSVSFSPGEIVAILGENGAGKSTLMKILAGVQPPDGGELLVDGQPVVFRDVRDAIEHGIVLIHQELNLAENLSIGANLFLGREPTRWGFIDQKTIRRLSRELLERVGLNYTPETIVGELSTGQQQLVEIAKALSIQARVLIMDEPTASLSQYETELLYGVVRKLKADGVCVIYISHRLSEIQELADRVVVLRDGQYVGEISRAEMTREKMVSMMIGRSLTSGIERHSHTPGPEVFRIKDLVTAAFPEARNSFSLKAGEIVGMAGLVGAGRTELLRAVFGIDRPLAGEIFCDSKLVRISSPRAAMNLGMALVPEDRKGEGLVLEMSVRHNHTLATLARQASLGVFINTAQEITDSQRMIAALRTKTASDQLAVQFLSGGNQQKVVIGKWLLSNPKILLLDEPTRGVDVGAKQEIYRIMEELAGQGLSLLFVSSDLEEVIRMSDRVLVMHEGKITGELSRQQLSETAIMALATGGALS, encoded by the coding sequence ATGGTCTCTGCAACATCAAAGACAACGACAGATGTGACGACAGGCCGGCTCCCTGATCGAACAAATGACAGTCCGTTATTGCTGGCAGCCAGTCAAATCACGAAAGAATTTCCCGGTTGTAAGGCGCTCGATCGAGTCAGTGTTTCTTTCTCACCCGGCGAGATCGTCGCGATTCTTGGTGAAAATGGTGCTGGCAAAAGCACGCTGATGAAGATCCTCGCTGGCGTACAGCCACCAGATGGTGGTGAGTTGCTGGTTGACGGCCAGCCTGTCGTTTTTCGAGATGTTCGCGACGCGATTGAGCACGGGATTGTCCTCATCCATCAGGAACTCAACCTCGCGGAAAATCTCAGTATTGGAGCCAATCTGTTCCTGGGACGTGAGCCGACACGCTGGGGATTCATTGATCAGAAAACGATTCGCCGATTGTCCCGGGAACTGCTCGAGAGAGTGGGCCTCAACTACACCCCGGAAACAATCGTCGGAGAGTTATCAACCGGGCAGCAGCAACTGGTGGAAATTGCCAAAGCACTTTCCATTCAGGCACGGGTGCTGATTATGGACGAACCCACCGCCAGTCTTTCTCAGTATGAAACGGAACTGCTTTACGGAGTCGTACGGAAACTGAAGGCGGACGGGGTTTGTGTCATCTACATTTCGCACAGACTCAGTGAAATTCAGGAACTGGCCGATCGAGTGGTGGTGCTGCGCGATGGGCAGTATGTGGGAGAAATTTCGCGGGCGGAAATGACTCGCGAAAAAATGGTCTCGATGATGATTGGCCGAAGTTTGACGAGTGGTATCGAGCGGCATTCACACACTCCCGGTCCAGAAGTATTCCGCATCAAAGATCTGGTCACCGCGGCCTTCCCGGAAGCTCGAAATTCTTTCTCCCTCAAGGCAGGCGAGATTGTCGGTATGGCGGGTTTAGTGGGAGCAGGGCGGACAGAACTGCTACGGGCAGTTTTCGGCATTGATCGACCGCTCGCGGGCGAGATCTTTTGCGACTCAAAGCTGGTGAGAATCTCTTCACCACGAGCCGCGATGAATCTGGGGATGGCGCTGGTTCCTGAAGATCGCAAAGGCGAAGGGCTCGTGCTGGAAATGTCTGTCCGGCACAACCACACGCTGGCGACTCTGGCCCGCCAGGCCTCTCTGGGTGTTTTCATCAATACTGCTCAGGAAATCACAGACAGCCAGAGGATGATCGCTGCCCTGCGTACCAAGACCGCCAGTGACCAATTGGCAGTTCAGTTCCTATCTGGGGGAAACCAGCAAAAGGTTGTGATTGGCAAATGGCTGCTTTCAAATCCCAAAATCCTGCTCCTTGATGAACCGACGCGTGGTGTCGATGTGGGTGCCAAACAGGAGATCTATCGGATTATGGAGGAACTGGCGGGGCAAGGTCTGTCGCTGCTGTTTGTTTCGAGTGATCTGGAAGAAGTGATTCGCATGTCGGATCGCGTGCTGGTGATGCACGAAGGAAAGATCACAGGCGAATTGAGTCGCCAGCAACTGAGTGAAACAGCCATTATGGCCCTGGCGACCGGAGGAGCGCTCTCATGA
- a CDS encoding sugar-binding protein, protein MSHIGFCWQPRFVMGTLWGWLAASALLISSGCETKPGGMTSNGPGGSSKPLKYAYVTNGVADFWNVAEAGVRQAEKDLNAAGKSTKVEVRHPPDGVVDQKRMVQELLTLGVDGISISPIDPENQSDLLAEIAKQTIFITNDSDAPKSERLVYIGMDNYTAGRQCGEMIKEALPDGGKVMIFVGRLGQLNAKQRRQGIIDELLGRSVDPERYDEPGKELVGDKYTILDTRTDDFDLVKAKSLAQDAITRHQDLNCMVGLFAYNPPKIIDAVKDAGKVGKIQILGFDEDEGTLQGIQDGVMYGSCVQNPYQYGYQSIMMLDKIKSGDKSGIPEDKFIEIPVRKITKANVNEFWKELNQLLGKPAPETK, encoded by the coding sequence ATGTCGCACATCGGGTTTTGCTGGCAGCCACGTTTCGTGATGGGCACCTTATGGGGCTGGCTGGCCGCCAGTGCTCTGCTGATATCAAGCGGCTGTGAAACCAAACCAGGAGGAATGACTAGTAACGGGCCCGGTGGTTCATCCAAACCACTGAAATACGCTTATGTCACGAATGGCGTGGCCGACTTCTGGAATGTGGCTGAGGCGGGTGTCCGTCAGGCCGAAAAGGATCTGAATGCGGCCGGGAAAAGCACGAAAGTTGAAGTTCGTCACCCACCGGATGGTGTGGTCGATCAAAAGCGGATGGTGCAGGAACTCTTAACACTCGGGGTGGATGGCATCTCGATCTCGCCGATTGATCCTGAGAATCAAAGCGATCTGCTCGCGGAAATTGCGAAGCAGACGATCTTCATTACGAATGATTCAGATGCTCCCAAAAGTGAGCGGCTGGTTTATATTGGCATGGATAACTACACCGCTGGCCGCCAGTGTGGTGAGATGATCAAAGAAGCCTTGCCTGACGGTGGAAAGGTCATGATCTTCGTCGGCAGACTGGGACAGCTTAATGCCAAACAACGTCGTCAGGGAATCATTGATGAACTGTTGGGACGCAGTGTGGATCCTGAGCGATATGATGAGCCCGGAAAGGAATTGGTCGGTGACAAGTACACCATTCTCGATACCCGAACCGACGACTTTGATCTCGTGAAAGCGAAATCTCTCGCCCAGGATGCGATTACCCGGCATCAGGATCTCAACTGTATGGTGGGTTTGTTCGCCTACAATCCCCCCAAGATAATTGATGCTGTTAAGGATGCCGGCAAAGTTGGCAAAATTCAGATTCTGGGTTTCGATGAAGACGAGGGGACTCTGCAAGGCATCCAGGACGGTGTCATGTATGGAAGTTGCGTGCAGAACCCCTATCAGTACGGCTATCAGTCGATCATGATGCTCGACAAAATCAAATCGGGAGATAAATCCGGCATTCCCGAAGACAAGTTTATCGAGATTCCCGTCCGCAAGATTACCAAAGCCAATGTGAACGAGTTCTGGAAAGAACTGAACCAGTTGCTGGGAAAACCAGCTCCAGAGACCAAGTGA
- a CDS encoding beta-propeller domain-containing protein produces MFRLSLHRWIALLAIVCLSTQNILAAEHPTQTGTPRSYIAADYSKKILVHVGADNSDVWKQTIRDVHDLQILPHGHLLTQTNFQTIVELNDKGEIVWSYDAKSSPGNADRKVEIHAFQRLADGSTMIVESGPARILEVNAEGKVLREIPLVVKNRDPHRDSRLARKLENGHYLVCHEKDQTVREYDEKGQVVWDYVTGTALYAAERLPNGNTLIGTGNGHSVIEVTPQKEVVWSVTENELPGIKLGWITMVERLPDGNTLIVNCHGGDNQPHALIVTPQKQVVWTLKDHVRFGNNLPVLKLVAQGSGTTR; encoded by the coding sequence ATGTTTCGTCTCTCGTTGCATCGCTGGATCGCCCTGTTGGCGATCGTCTGTTTGTCGACACAGAACATCTTGGCTGCTGAGCATCCGACGCAGACGGGGACGCCACGCAGTTACATCGCGGCTGATTATTCCAAAAAGATTCTCGTCCACGTGGGGGCAGATAACTCAGATGTCTGGAAGCAGACAATTCGCGATGTGCATGATCTCCAGATTCTGCCCCATGGCCATCTCCTCACACAGACGAACTTCCAAACGATCGTTGAGTTGAATGACAAAGGCGAGATCGTCTGGAGTTACGATGCCAAATCGTCACCCGGAAATGCTGATCGCAAAGTGGAAATCCATGCGTTTCAAAGACTGGCTGATGGCTCGACGATGATAGTCGAAAGTGGGCCCGCCCGGATTCTCGAGGTAAACGCCGAAGGAAAAGTTCTCAGGGAAATTCCGCTGGTGGTGAAGAATCGGGATCCGCATCGTGACAGCCGACTGGCTCGCAAGCTGGAAAATGGCCATTACCTGGTGTGTCACGAAAAAGACCAGACGGTGCGGGAATACGACGAGAAGGGGCAGGTAGTCTGGGATTATGTAACGGGGACAGCCCTCTATGCTGCCGAACGATTACCCAATGGAAATACGCTGATTGGGACAGGGAATGGTCACAGCGTGATCGAAGTCACTCCCCAGAAAGAGGTGGTCTGGTCAGTCACTGAGAACGAGCTTCCGGGAATCAAGCTCGGCTGGATCACCATGGTGGAACGATTACCCGATGGCAACACCCTGATTGTCAATTGTCATGGTGGAGACAATCAGCCCCATGCATTGATTGTGACACCTCAGAAGCAGGTTGTCTGGACACTGAAGGACCATGTCCGCTTTGGAAATAATCTGCCGGTTTTGAAACTCGTGGCCCAGGGATCGGGCACAACGCGTTAA